The stretch of DNA GTAGGCTAGCTCGCGGCTCATCCCGGAGGCGACGGCGCCCATCGCGAGGGCGTCTATGATCTCGGCCAGGAAGGCTGGCCCGCTGCCTGCCAGGCCGGTCCAGACGTCGAGGTACTCCTCGGGCACCCAGTAGGTCTGGCCGACGAGGCTGAAGAGCTCCTCCACTAGGCCACTTTTGGCTCCGGCGCCGTTCTCGGCAATCGCCGTCGCGGATTTGCCGACGTGGGCGTTGAGGTTCGGCATGGCGCGGTACACCTCAGCGCCCTCGAGAACGCCCTGCAGGGTGGCAAGCCTGACGCCCGCCATCACCGAGACGACGGTTTTGCCCTCCCAAACGTCGAAGCCCGTCTCCCTGAGGAGCTGGGGGAAGTGGTGAGGCTTGACGCTGATCACGACCAGGTCCGACTGCTCGACCGCCTTCCTGTTGTCCCGGGTTGCGCGCGCCCCGAGCTCCTCTACACGCCTAAGGGTCTCGGCGCTCCTACCAGTCGCCGTAACCCGCGAGCCGCCCAGCCTGCCGACCAAGGCTTTAACGAGGGCTCCGCCAATCTTCCCCGCGCCGAGGACCGAGACTCTGCAGGATTCGAGCATGCATGCCGCATTCCTGAGGGTCTTTAAAAGCTTTACCGAGAGGGGTGTGTAAATCCTACAGCTCGGTCCCCTTATGCCCTGAATTCTTTTGAATCGCTATCACGCAGTGCGCCCCGTCCCTCCTCGTCCCCTCGAGGTCGGGCTTGAGGCCCGCGAAGCCGGCGAGGAGCCCGGGAAGGGGGCAGAGCCTCCCGGAGAGCTCGAGGCCTCCGACAGCCTTGGGGCATATCCTGCACGTTCTCGTCACGACCTTGATGTAGTAGTGGTCGTCGCGGTCCTCGACCTCCACGGAGCCCGCGAGCTGGAGGAGGTCCGTGGCTCTCCTCAGGGCCTCGAGGGGGTCTGCGGGCCTCCCGTAGATCTGGGACAGCCTCTCCCCCACTTTCTGCATCGAGGACGTGACTATCGCGTAGTTCAGCACACCTTCCTCTCTGAACGCGGCCAGCGCCGATGCCACGAAGGCGTGGAGGGGGGTAACTTTGCGCTCCTCGAGGCTCAGGGCGACCGCCGAGAACATTCAGCTATCCGGTTATATAAATTAATGCTTTAATAGTAATTTTCTTCAAACACTCTTGAAGGAGTTTACCGTCTCCCTGTCAAGCCTCTTGATGAGCTCCACCACGAGCTTGACGGCGTTCTCGACGTCGGCTAGGCTGGCCACGCTCACGTGGCTGTGTATGTGCCTGGTCGGAACGCCTATCACTATGCTCGGCCGGCCTCCGCGGTACAGGTGGAGCCTGCCGGCGTCTGTGCCTCCTGAGACGGCTGAGAGCTGGTAGGGGATCTTGCACTCCTCCGCCACCTGTATCACGAACTCCTTGAGCTTCTGGTTCGGTATCATGGACCTGTCGTACGTGACGATGGAGGGGCCCTTGCCCAGCTTGGCCTGGGCCTCGTGCGGCTTTATGCCGGGGACGTCGCCGGCGATGTCCACCTCCGTGACGATCGCTACGTCGTGGTCCACGACCCACCCGACGGTCTCGGCGCCCCTGAGGCCCACCTCCT from Infirmifilum sp. NZ encodes:
- the proC gene encoding pyrroline-5-carboxylate reductase, whose protein sequence is MLESCRVSVLGAGKIGGALVKALVGRLGGSRVTATGRSAETLRRVEELGARATRDNRKAVEQSDLVVISVKPHHFPQLLRETGFDVWEGKTVVSVMAGVRLATLQGVLEGAEVYRAMPNLNAHVGKSATAIAENGAGAKSGLVEELFSLVGQTYWVPEEYLDVWTGLAGSGPAFLAEIIDALAMGAVASGMSRELAYRAVLDVMEGTALLLKARAGVHPAQLRDEVATPAGTTIRGLTVLESEGVKAALMKVVEEASRRSREIGAEVDERVRRELAQIWR